The Plantactinospora sp. KBS50 sequence GTGTCGTTCACCCAGCGCGCCATCGCCGCCATCGAGTACGAGGTCGAGGCCGTCGACGTCGAGGTCCGGCTGATCCTGCAGTCCGAGCTGGTGGCCAACGAGGAACTGCCGGCGCAGAGCAAGGACCCGCGGGTGGCCGCCGTGCTGGACAAGCCGTTGCAGGCCGAGGAACGCCTCGTGCAGGAGGTGGGCGGCCTGCTGATCCACCGCACCAAGGCCAGCGGCCTGCGGGTGGTGGCGGCCATGAGCCACGACATCGACGGTCCGCCGCGGACCAAGGTCGGCACCGAGGCGTTCGAGGACTGGGCGCGCACCACCGTCACCTGCGACCTGCGCCCGGGTCAGCGGCTGCGCCTGGTCAAGTACCTCGCCTACGGCTGGTCCAGCCAGCGGTCCCTGCCGGGCCTGCGGGACCAGGTGGCGGCGGCGCTCTCCGGCGCCAGGTACTCCGGCTGGGACGGGCTGGTCGAGGAGCAGCGGGAGTTCCTGGACACCTTCTGGGACGCCTCCGACGTGCGGGTGGAGGGCGACCCGGAGGTGCAGCAGGCCGTCCGGTTCGGGCTGTTCCACGTGCTCCAGGCCGGCGCCCGGGCCGAGTTGCGGCCGATCGCGGCCAAGGGCCTCACCGGACCCGGGTACGACGGGCACACGTTCTGGGACACCGAGACCTTCGTGCTGCCGGTGCTGACGTACACCCAGCCGGCGGCGGTGGCCTCGGCGCTGCGCTGGCGGCACTCCACCCTGGACCTGGCCCAGGAGCGCGCCCGCACCCTCGGGCTGCGCGGCGCCTCCTTCCCGTGGCGCACCATCCGCGGCCAGGAGTGCTCCGCGTACTGGCCGGCGGGCACGGCCGCCTTCCACATCGGCGCGGACATCGCCGACGCGGTCCGGCGGTACGTGCAGGCCACCGGCGACGAGGAGTTCGAGCGCGAGGTGGGGCTGGAACTGCTGGTGGAGACCGCGCGGCTGTGGGTGTCGCTGGGCCACCACGACCGGCAGGGCCGGTTCCACCTGGACGGGGTCACCGGGCCGGACGAGTACACCGCGGTCAAGGACGACAACGTCTACACCAACCTGATGGCCCAGCGGAACCTGCTGGCCGCCGCCGACGCCGTCAGCCGGCACGGCGACCAGGCGTGGAAGCTCGGTGTGGACGACGAGGAGACCGCCGCCTGGCGGAACGCCGCCGCCGACATGCACATCCCGTACGACGACGAACTGGGCGTCCACCCGCAGGTCGAGGGATTCACCCGGTATCAGGAGTGGAATTTCACCGAGACGGCGCCGGAGCAGTATCCGATGCTGCTGAACTTCCCCTACTTCGACCTCTATCGCAAGCAGGTGGTCAAGCAGGCGGACCTGGTGCTGGCGATGCACTGGCGGGGCGACTACTTCACCCCGGAACAGAAGGCCCGCAACTTCGCCTACTACGAGCGGCGAACGGTGCGGGACTCCTCGCTGTCGGCGTGCACCCAGGCCGTGATGGCGGCCGAGGTGGGGCATCTGGAATTGGCGCACGACTATCTGGGCGAGGCCGCCCTGATGGATCTGCACGACCTGAACCAGAACACCCGGGACGGCGTACACGTCGCCTCGCTCGCGGGCGCCTGGATCGCGCTGGTGGCCGGCTTCGGCGGCATGCGGGACCACGAGGAGGTGCTGTCGTTCGCGCCGCGGCTGCCCAGCCGGCTGGACCGGCTGGAGTTCTCCCTCACCTGGCGGGGGCTGCGGCTGCGGGTGGACGTCCGCAAGCACGAGACGACGTACTCGCTGCGGGACGGCGAGGGCGAGGAGACGG is a genomic window containing:
- a CDS encoding glycoside hydrolase family 65 protein; protein product: MIRERAYPVEPWHVRETRLDLDVLAQSESVFALANGHVGLRGNLDEGEPHGLPGTYLNSFFELRPLPYAEAGYGFPESGQTAVNVTNGKPIRLLVDDEPFDVRYGNLISHERILDLRAGTLHRSVEWCSPAGKRIRVRSTRLVSFTQRAIAAIEYEVEAVDVEVRLILQSELVANEELPAQSKDPRVAAVLDKPLQAEERLVQEVGGLLIHRTKASGLRVVAAMSHDIDGPPRTKVGTEAFEDWARTTVTCDLRPGQRLRLVKYLAYGWSSQRSLPGLRDQVAAALSGARYSGWDGLVEEQREFLDTFWDASDVRVEGDPEVQQAVRFGLFHVLQAGARAELRPIAAKGLTGPGYDGHTFWDTETFVLPVLTYTQPAAVASALRWRHSTLDLAQERARTLGLRGASFPWRTIRGQECSAYWPAGTAAFHIGADIADAVRRYVQATGDEEFEREVGLELLVETARLWVSLGHHDRQGRFHLDGVTGPDEYTAVKDDNVYTNLMAQRNLLAAADAVSRHGDQAWKLGVDDEETAAWRNAAADMHIPYDDELGVHPQVEGFTRYQEWNFTETAPEQYPMLLNFPYFDLYRKQVVKQADLVLAMHWRGDYFTPEQKARNFAYYERRTVRDSSLSACTQAVMAAEVGHLELAHDYLGEAALMDLHDLNQNTRDGVHVASLAGAWIALVAGFGGMRDHEEVLSFAPRLPSRLDRLEFSLTWRGLRLRVDVRKHETTYSLRDGEGEETVELLHHGEQLRIGCGKPVTRAIPEMPPVGPPPVQPPGRAPVRRTAQT